The Chryseolinea soli nucleotide sequence TTGCTGAGTGCCAGGATCAATTGCTCCATACATTGTGTCATGTATTCGCCGTTGCCCTTTCCATACCAGTTCATCAACTGGGTTTCATAGTGATCGTTGTCGTAATATTTTCCTGGCGTGACATAGCCAATATAGCCGCCGTTGAAGCTGGTCACCATCGCGCGCAGGCCCTGGTGGTGAGCCACCGAATCCAGCGTGGCATCGAACTGTCCTGAAAAATCACAAGGCGTTCCCAGCATCACCAAGTCGCCGATGCGGAGGGCCGTCAGGTACTCGGGATACTCTCCAAAAGCCGACTCGAAGACCCTGGGGCGGAGACACCAGTTCTTCAAAACTTTTACTTGCGGGTCGCTCAACAACAGCGGCACCCGATGCATGGCCAACGCGCCGCCTCTTAGCGGTGTGAGCGCGGCAGAATGATTTGCAAAATTTTGCGCGATCTCATCGGCCATCCAGTTCACACAAGCCTGCCCCGACTCCGGCGCTTTGCCCGAATGGCTTCCGACCGCACCGGCCATGAACATGGCAAACGTGTACTTATTTTTTTCCAGGGCATCGACCAGTTGCCCCGGGTAGTCGCGAGACAAGTGAAGATCCTCATCAGGCAAGCACGTGGCATGCGCCGTATAGCTCAACAACACCAGCTTGCTGCTGTCGTTGCGCTGCACTTCCAGGACGCGAAGCAGCGAATCTACCGGGCCGTTGTCGATCAACCGGTTGGCTACCGCCGGCACGGGAATGAAGCCGGCCCTTATTTTGGAGGGAAGCATGTTTTCGGATGCTTCTTGAATGCTGGCTTTGATCTTGTCGGCCAGGAAATGCACGATCGAATCGTTGTAGGGTCCATACAACAAAGCCGTGGCTCCCTTGGCCCAGTTGCCAATGCTGTTGTGTGAATGGATGGCGCCCAGGTAGGTATTGTTCAAGGTGAAGCCTATTTCCGGAAGCTCTTTTTCCAGCAGGGTAGTAACCGCGGGCGGCACGATCAAAAGATCGGCGCTCACAATGGCGACACGCCGCTTGCCGTTGCTCACCACGAGCGTGCGCACATAAATGGAGTCGTGCACCGATTCGAACAATTTTCCCCGCCGTGTGCCATAGCCCGCCGTGGCCGTGCGATGTCGCGGCGTGATGTTCGCTTTGGCATAGCCAACAAAAAAGGTAAGGGTGTCTTCATTGCCAACGGCACGCAAGGTATCGATGCGCGCCAGCATGGCTTCGTATAATGAACGACGGTCGATGGTACGGTCTACGGGGGCGATGCTAATGGCCAGGAACACAACGATCACCCCGATAAAAACAGCAAGGGAGATAAGCACAAA carries:
- a CDS encoding neutral/alkaline non-lysosomal ceramidase N-terminal domain-containing protein → MRLKKVFRFVLISLAVFIGVIVVFLAISIAPVDRTIDRRSLYEAMLARIDTLRAVGNEDTLTFFVGYAKANITPRHRTATAGYGTRRGKLFESVHDSIYVRTLVVSNGKRRVAIVSADLLIVPPAVTTLLEKELPEIGFTLNNTYLGAIHSHNSIGNWAKGATALLYGPYNDSIVHFLADKIKASIQEASENMLPSKIRAGFIPVPAVANRLIDNGPVDSLLRVLEVQRNDSSKLVLLSYTAHATCLPDEDLHLSRDYPGQLVDALEKNKYTFAMFMAGAVGSHSGKAPESGQACVNWMADEIAQNFANHSAALTPLRGGALAMHRVPLLLSDPQVKVLKNWCLRPRVFESAFGEYPEYLTALRIGDLVMLGTPCDFSGQFDATLDSVAHHQGLRAMVTSFNGGYIGYVTPGKYYDNDHYETQLMNWYGKGNGEYMTQCMEQLILALSK